The Dokdonella koreensis DS-123 genome has a segment encoding these proteins:
- the surE gene encoding 5'/3'-nucleotidase SurE, with product MRVLVSNDDGVDAPGIGVLAHRLREVGEVTVVAPDRDRSGASNSLTLDQPIRVAHLGDGRYRVAGTPTDCVHLALSGLLEQEPDIVVSGINNAANLGDDVIYSGTVSAAMEGRFLGLPAIAVSLVTVDHKGIHYDSAANAVLLLINKLLRDPLPADTILNVNVPDRPWDSIEGFAVTRLGRRHRSAPCVPQTDPRGQPIWWIGPAGAAEDDGPGTDFHAVREGKVSITPIHVDLTRYQALEKVGGWVQSLHTRNGASA from the coding sequence ATGCGGGTTCTTGTCAGCAACGATGACGGCGTGGACGCTCCGGGGATCGGCGTGCTCGCGCATCGCCTGCGCGAAGTGGGCGAGGTCACCGTGGTGGCTCCCGATCGCGACCGGTCCGGCGCCAGCAACTCGCTCACGCTCGATCAGCCGATCCGGGTCGCGCACCTGGGCGACGGGCGCTACCGCGTGGCCGGCACGCCGACCGACTGCGTCCATCTCGCCTTGTCGGGCCTGCTCGAGCAAGAACCCGACATCGTCGTCTCGGGCATCAACAACGCCGCCAACCTCGGCGACGACGTGATCTATTCGGGCACCGTCTCGGCGGCGATGGAAGGGCGCTTCCTGGGCCTGCCGGCGATCGCCGTGTCGCTGGTCACGGTCGACCACAAGGGCATCCACTACGACAGCGCCGCCAACGCGGTGCTGCTGCTGATCAACAAGCTGCTGCGCGATCCGCTGCCGGCCGACACGATACTCAACGTCAACGTGCCGGACCGGCCGTGGGACAGCATCGAGGGCTTCGCGGTCACGCGCCTGGGCCGGCGTCACCGTTCCGCGCCCTGCGTGCCGCAGACCGACCCGCGCGGCCAGCCGATCTGGTGGATCGGGCCGGCCGGTGCCGCCGAGGACGACGGACCGGGCACCGATTTCCATGCGGTGCGCGAAGGTAAGGTGTCGATCACGCCGATCCACGTGGACCTGACGCGCTACCAGGCGCTGGAGAAGGTCGGCGGCTGGGTGCAGTCGCTGCACACGCGCAACGGAGCGTCCGCGTGA
- a CDS encoding protein-L-isoaspartate(D-aspartate) O-methyltransferase, with protein MTSQRARDRMVERLQADGIRDRRVLDVIRHLPRHQFIDEALASRAYEDTALPIGRGQTISQPWVVARMTEALIEHGLPGRVLEIGTGSGYQAAVLAGLVATVYTVERIEELLRSARRRFRALGIANIRSKHDDGRLGWPEEAPFDAILVTAADAELQVALLQQLAPQGCLVAPVGPPGRQVLTRIRAGEDGWLREALGPVSFVPLLGGTG; from the coding sequence ATGACGTCGCAGCGCGCGCGCGACCGCATGGTCGAGCGCCTGCAGGCCGACGGCATCCGCGACCGGCGCGTGCTCGACGTGATCCGCCATCTTCCGCGCCACCAGTTCATCGACGAGGCGCTGGCCTCGCGCGCCTACGAGGACACCGCCCTGCCGATCGGCCGCGGCCAGACCATCTCGCAGCCGTGGGTGGTCGCCCGCATGACCGAGGCGCTGATCGAGCACGGCCTGCCCGGACGCGTGCTGGAGATCGGTACCGGGTCGGGCTATCAGGCGGCCGTGCTGGCCGGCCTGGTCGCCACCGTCTACACGGTCGAGCGCATCGAGGAACTGCTGCGCTCGGCGCGGCGGCGCTTCAGGGCGCTGGGCATCGCCAACATCCGCTCCAAGCACGACGATGGGCGGCTGGGCTGGCCGGAGGAAGCGCCGTTCGACGCGATCCTCGTCACCGCTGCCGATGCCGAGCTGCAGGTCGCCCTGCTGCAGCAGCTCGCGCCGCAAGGGTGCCTGGTCGCGCCGGTCGGGCCGCCGGGACGCCAGGTGCTGACGCGGATCCGCGCCGGCGAGGACGGCTGGCTGCGCGAGGCACTCGGGCCGGTGAGCTTCGTGCCGCTGCTGGGAGGCACCGGATGA